A single genomic interval of Malania oleifera isolate guangnan ecotype guangnan chromosome 11, ASM2987363v1, whole genome shotgun sequence harbors:
- the LOC131167446 gene encoding flavonoid 3',5'-hydroxylase 1-like produces MPVPEMFSVRELLAAGFVVFLIRRILSLMRPNRPLPPGPRGWPILGCLPLMGPAPHVTLAQMAKKFGPIMFLKMGSRGMVIASTPDAARAFLKTMDLSFSNRPTNAGATHIAYGAQDLVFADLGPRWKCLRKLCSLHMLGAKSFKEWASIREAEAAHMVRDLCKMSRRQEPVPVSETVLCAIANMIGQKTMSRRVFETRGRESGEFKEMMVEVMRLSGSFSIGDFIPAIAWMDVQGIGAKMKDLHKKFDALLTKMLEEHSLTAGEREENPDFVDIVAANTEYSDGLKLTETQIKALLLNFFIAGTDTSATTVQWALAEMLKNPNILKHVQMEMDQVIGKDRRLQESDIPNLPYLRAICKETFRMHPVVPLSLPRVATISCEVNGYHVPKDARLLINLWAIGRDPGAWNDNPLKFNPDKFLSEKIANIEPWGNDFELTPFGAGRRICVGIRMGVAVVEYMLGTLVHSFEWRLPNEVIELNMDEKFGLVLQKAESLYAIASPRLAPSAY; encoded by the exons ATGCCGGTGCCGGAAATGTTCTCGGTCCGGGAGCTTCTCGCCGCCGGCTTCGTCGTCTTCCTAATTCGGCGAATTCTATCCCTCATGAGGCCCAATCGCCCGCTACCGCCAGGACCAAGAGGCTGGCCCATCCTCGGCTGCCTGCCTCTCATGGGCCCCGCCCCCCACGTCACGCTGGCCCAAATGGCCAAGAAATTTGGGCCCATCATGTTCCTCAAGATGGGCTCGCGCGGCATGGTGATTGCGTCCACCCCCGACGCGGCTCGGGCCTTTCTAAAAACCATGGACCTGAGCTTCTCCAACCGGCCCACCAACGCCGGGGCGACCCACATCGCCTACGGGGCCCAAGATCTAGTCTTCGCGGACCTCGGCCCACGGTGGAAATGCCTCCGTAAACTGTGCAGCCTTCACATGCTGGGAGCCAAATCGTTCAAGGAATGGGCCTCGATCAGGGAGGCCGAGGCGGCCCATATGGTACGAGACCTGTGCAAGATGAGTCGCCGGCAAGAGCCCGTACCGGTGTCGGAGACGGTGCTGTGCGCGATCGCGAACATGATAGGGCAGAAGACAATGAGTCGGCGCGTGTTCGAGACGCGCGGCCGCGAGTCTGGGGAGTTCAAGGAGATGATGGTTGAGGTGATGAGATTATCGGGATCGTTCAGTATTGGAGATTTTATACCGGCGATTGCGTGGATGGATGTGCAGGGGATTGGAGCAAAGATGAAGGATTTACACAAGAAGTTTGATGCACTGTTGACAAAGATGCTTGAGGAACATTCATTGACGGCTGGTGAACGGGAAGAAAATCCTGACTTTGTCGACATCGTCGCGGCCAACACGGAGTATTCCGACGGATTGAAACTTACGGAGACGCAGATCAAAGCGCTTCTCttg aattttttcatCGCCGGCACGGATACGTCAGCTACCACAGTGCAATGGGCACTAGCAGAGATGTTAAAGAATCCTAACATTCTCAAGCATGTACAAATGGAAATGGATCAAGTAATTGGCAAGGATCGTCGTCTCCAAGAGTCTGACATTCCTAACCTCCCATATTTACGAGCCATATGCAAGGAAACATTTCGAATGCATCCTGTAGTCCCATTAAGTCTCCCTCGGGTGGCAACTATTTCTTGTGAGGTCAACGGTTATCATGTACCGAAAGATGCTCGACTTTTAATCAATTTGTGGGCCATCGGACGAGATCCTGGTGCATGGAATGACAATCCACTAAAATTCAACCCTGATAAATTTCTGAGTGAAAAGATAGCAAACATTGAACCTTGGGGCAATGACTTTGAGCTTACACCATTTGGGGCTGGGAGAAGGATATGTGTGGGGATAAGAATGGGAGTTGCAGTTGTTGAGTACATGTTGGGCACATTGGTGCACTCATTTGAGTGGAGGCTCCCTAATGAGGTAATTGAGCTTAACATGGATGAGAAGTTTGGGCTAGTACTCCAGAAGGCTGAGTCACTATATGCCATTGCAAGCCCAAGGTTGGCACCAAGTGCTTATTAA